One Spinacia oleracea cultivar Varoflay chromosome 4, BTI_SOV_V1, whole genome shotgun sequence DNA segment encodes these proteins:
- the LOC130460045 gene encoding uncharacterized protein encodes MLWNRVAWSSIGVRHHGDGLQPKYSSCNPSKAVNYLLADSAWFGHPLGDIFHPLSVRALVNIASAAAAAAAGVLATTVIDYKLEAAAAVLAEVESSNSGSSQLKQEQNQASLKSVYFHQLLDFLEVLCLNCDYHRWIEIFT; translated from the exons ATGTTGTGGAATAGGGTGGCATGGAGCAGCATCGGGGTGCGACACCATGGAGATGGTTTGCAACCAAAGTACAGCTCATGTAATCCTTCTAAGGCCGTCAATTATCTGCTGGCCGACTCTGCCTGGTTCGGTCATCCATTGGGTGACATCTTTCATCCCTTGAGCGTCCGAGCACTGGTGAACATAGcttcagcagcagcagcagcagcagcaggtgTTCTGGCAACAACAGTTATCGATTACAAGctagaagcagcagcagcagttcTGGCAGAAGTAGAAAGCAGCAATTCTGGCAGCAGCCAGTTGAAACAAGAACAAAACCAAGCCAGCCTAAAGAGTGTTTATTTTCACCAGTTGCTGGACTTTCTTGAAGTTCTCTGCCTTAACTGTGACTATCACCGTTG GATAGAGATATTTacttaa